One genomic segment of Methanothermococcus okinawensis IH1 includes these proteins:
- a CDS encoding winged helix-turn-helix domain-containing protein, translating to MVENVKIKEKDKSIVIKKTIENIDKSLIDNLSNLLSSEVKAKIYIYLRKYGKSTVDEIAHGTGIYPSTVREVILDMYKNGIVCREKLDKEGLGKKPYIYSAVSPSELVKKLSKGLQNKLNEVIMIDKKIKKKEIKIPFLPVKIVINNDIDEAK from the coding sequence ATGGTGGAAAATGTTAAAATTAAGGAAAAGGATAAATCAATAGTAATAAAAAAAACCATTGAAAATATAGATAAATCGTTAATAGATAATTTATCAAACCTTTTATCAAGTGAGGTAAAGGCTAAGATATATATCTACCTTAGAAAATATGGAAAAAGCACGGTGGATGAAATAGCCCATGGAACTGGGATATACCCTTCCACAGTTAGGGAAGTAATTTTGGATATGTATAAAAACGGTATAGTATGCAGGGAAAAATTGGATAAGGAAGGGTTGGGTAAAAAACCTTATATATATTCAGCAGTATCTCCATCGGAGCTCGTAAAAAAATTATCAAAAGGACTTCAAAATAAATTAAACGAAGTAATAATGATTGATAAAAAAATTAAAAAGAAAGAAATTAAAATACCATTTTTACCTGTTAAGATAGTTATTAATAATGATATTGATGAAGCGAAATAA
- a CDS encoding peptidase U32 family protein, translating to MVELLAPARDLICLKTAINYGADAVYCGLKELNMRFTAKNFNRDELKEGIKFAHDNNKKLYLCTNSIIYEDDLKKLNDIFDFANSSEVDAVIVSDLGAMTVAKDYGLRIHASVQTNITNSLTAKFYSKFAKRIILSRELTLNQIKDIRNNLKNDLKNKSNEKSNKCYHNLELEGFIHGALCVAISGRCFLSSYLFNRNANCGDCLQPCRRKWKLINEHADGTNEIICEGKYLLSPKDLCMIEYIPELMEVLDSFKIEGRAKNADYVMRTVKTYREAIDAVIDGTYNEKIPYFKKELQKVYNREYDTGFYFRDLTNNHDFQYDIEGNASPYKKVEIGTVVNFYKKVGVAEIKLINDLNVGDDILIIGNKTGCVEEKIESMQINHKVVNIGKKGDNIGVKLNNIVRENDKVFKLIKSI from the coding sequence ATGGTTGAATTGCTTGCACCTGCACGAGATTTAATATGTTTAAAAACTGCTATTAATTATGGTGCAGATGCAGTTTATTGCGGTTTAAAAGAACTAAATATGAGATTTACAGCTAAAAATTTTAATAGAGATGAATTAAAGGAAGGAATAAAATTTGCACATGACAATAACAAAAAATTATATCTATGCACAAATAGCATTATTTATGAAGATGATTTAAAAAAATTGAATGATATTTTCGATTTTGCCAATAGCTCAGAAGTTGATGCAGTAATAGTAAGTGATTTGGGAGCTATGACTGTTGCAAAAGATTATGGTCTTAGAATACATGCAAGTGTTCAAACAAATATTACAAATTCATTAACTGCTAAATTTTATTCAAAATTTGCAAAAAGGATAATTTTATCGAGAGAATTGACTTTAAACCAAATAAAAGATATTAGAAACAATTTAAAAAATGATTTAAAAAATAAAAGTAATGAAAAAAGTAATAAATGCTACCATAATTTAGAGCTCGAAGGATTTATACATGGAGCTCTGTGTGTAGCCATAAGTGGAAGATGTTTTTTAAGCTCCTACCTATTCAACAGAAACGCAAATTGTGGGGACTGCCTTCAACCATGCAGAAGAAAGTGGAAATTAATAAATGAACATGCTGATGGCACCAATGAGATAATTTGTGAAGGAAAATACCTTTTATCTCCAAAGGACTTATGCATGATTGAGTATATACCTGAGCTCATGGAGGTATTGGATAGTTTTAAAATAGAAGGTAGGGCAAAAAATGCAGATTATGTAATGAGAACCGTTAAAACCTATCGAGAAGCTATTGATGCTGTAATTGATGGAACATATAATGAAAAAATTCCATACTTTAAGAAGGAGCTCCAAAAGGTCTATAACCGAGAATATGATACAGGGTTTTATTTTAGGGATTTAACCAATAATCACGATTTCCAGTATGATATAGAGGGCAATGCTTCACCATATAAAAAGGTTGAAATTGGAACTGTTGTTAATTTCTATAAAAAAGTTGGAGTTGCAGAGATAAAACTTATAAACGATTTAAATGTAGGAGATGATATATTGATTATAGGCAATAAAACGGGATGTGTGGAGGAAAAAATAGAATCTATGCAAATAAACCACAAAGTCGTAAATATTGGAAAAAAAGGAGATAATATTGGGGTAAAATTAAATAATATTGTAAGGGAAAATGATAAAGTTTTTAAGTTAATTAAGTCAATTTAA
- a CDS encoding radical SAM protein, which produces MMNKEIKMSKFAHVTKVHPCYNEKLHDKIGRVHLPVAPKCNIACRFCRRSIGEESCCENRPGVAHHIMKPEEVEEYLRDLIKKMPNLKVVGIAGPGDSLFNKETFETLEIVNEKFPDLIKCLSTNGLLLPKYAKKLADLNVKTLTVTVNAVKPEILKDIVDWVYYEGKVHKGEEGAKILIKNQIEGVKKAYDLGLVIKINTVLIPEINMEHIVEIAKTFKDTAYLQNIIPLIPMYKMENLRRPTCEEISRVRDECEEYLPQFRACRQCRADAVGLLSEEKHLGGEGKELNIYDLKHFSH; this is translated from the coding sequence ATGATGAATAAAGAAATAAAAATGTCCAAATTTGCACATGTTACAAAGGTTCATCCCTGTTATAATGAGAAATTACACGATAAAATAGGACGAGTGCATTTACCAGTAGCACCAAAATGTAATATAGCATGTAGATTTTGCAGAAGAAGTATTGGGGAGGAGTCATGCTGTGAAAATAGACCTGGGGTGGCTCATCATATAATGAAACCAGAAGAGGTTGAGGAATATTTAAGAGATTTAATAAAAAAGATGCCAAATTTAAAAGTTGTAGGTATAGCAGGTCCCGGGGATAGTTTATTCAATAAAGAAACATTTGAGACATTGGAAATAGTTAATGAGAAATTCCCTGATTTAATAAAATGTTTATCAACAAATGGTCTTTTACTTCCAAAATATGCAAAAAAACTTGCAGATTTAAATGTAAAAACCTTAACTGTAACTGTTAATGCAGTTAAGCCTGAAATACTTAAAGATATTGTAGATTGGGTTTATTATGAAGGAAAAGTTCATAAAGGTGAAGAAGGAGCAAAAATATTAATTAAAAATCAGATTGAAGGTGTTAAAAAGGCGTATGATTTAGGTTTAGTTATAAAAATAAATACCGTGCTTATACCTGAGATAAATATGGAGCATATTGTTGAAATTGCAAAAACATTTAAAGATACAGCCTATCTTCAAAATATTATACCGCTTATACCAATGTATAAAATGGAAAATCTAAGAAGGCCTACATGTGAAGAAATTAGCAGAGTTAGGGATGAATGCGAGGAGTATTTGCCTCAGTTTAGAGCATGTAGGCAATGTAGGGCAGATGCAGTAGGATTATTATCTGAGGAAAAGCATCTTGGTGGTGAAGGGAAAGAGTTAAATATATATGATTTAAAACATTTTTCACATTGA
- a CDS encoding ACT domain-containing protein — protein MERAVITVTGKDRTGIVAKIANALAESNVNILDIRQSIMDGLFTMIMLVDISESKESFEVLEQKLEKIGNEIGVKVIIQHEDIFKYMHRI, from the coding sequence ATGGAAAGAGCAGTTATAACAGTTACTGGAAAGGATAGAACAGGAATTGTAGCAAAAATAGCAAATGCATTAGCAGAAAGCAATGTAAATATTTTGGACATAAGGCAATCTATTATGGATGGATTATTTACGATGATTATGCTTGTAGATATTTCAGAATCAAAGGAGAGTTTTGAGGTCTTAGAACAAAAATTGGAAAAAATTGGAAATGAAATTGGTGTTAAGGTAATAATTCAGCACGAAGATATATTCAAATACATGCATAGAATTTAA
- a CDS encoding methanogenesis marker 17 protein has product MAKIYVDCKDKAGKEIYDKIIQTSLEDTILGKSLIEVKMICREDEPFFVIGALPKSTSKPIKMRDIVSIEETKKENGKTITKLKIEDETYAPQLLKKINIIDQPSRFEIITDSPIDMDEVIHDAKDDFILKLLDFMNRVFPEGMRIRKTFYGKSIVMIASEKPFTEEWIKKALELKEELEKNN; this is encoded by the coding sequence ATGGCTAAGATATATGTAGATTGCAAAGATAAGGCTGGAAAAGAGATATATGATAAAATTATCCAGACATCTCTTGAAGATACAATACTTGGAAAATCGTTAATTGAAGTAAAAATGATTTGTAGGGAAGATGAACCATTTTTTGTTATCGGAGCTCTTCCAAAATCTACATCAAAACCTATAAAAATGAGGGATATTGTCTCCATAGAAGAAACAAAAAAAGAGAATGGAAAAACCATAACAAAACTAAAAATAGAGGATGAAACTTACGCCCCACAGTTGCTAAAAAAAATAAATATTATAGACCAACCTTCACGATTCGAAATAATTACCGACTCTCCAATAGACATGGATGAAGTAATACACGATGCAAAAGATGATTTTATATTAAAGCTCCTTGATTTTATGAATAGAGTATTTCCCGAAGGCATGAGGATTAGAAAAACCTTTTATGGAAAAAGTATAGTTATGATAGCATCCGAAAAACCATTTACAGAAGAATGGATTAAAAAAGCCTTGGAATTAAAAGAAGAGTTAGAAAAAAATAATTAA
- a CDS encoding DUF2124 family protein, giving the protein MVLTLLKEENGLSPMLREFRSLVENNNIKSVAFVGSIGVCQPFAELFGYAVRNKECYFIPGGDLNNTKKLIIKDIGMQMEDFGDLRDIDAVVLFGGLAMPKYGTDICMIKELIQKLSPKKIVGICFMGIFKNAGWDKEIDFDYLIDGYIKLNVYCKEIKD; this is encoded by the coding sequence ATGGTATTAACATTATTAAAAGAGGAAAATGGACTTAGTCCTATGTTAAGGGAATTTAGGAGTTTAGTAGAAAATAACAACATAAAAAGTGTGGCATTTGTTGGTTCTATTGGGGTTTGTCAGCCCTTTGCAGAATTGTTTGGATATGCAGTAAGAAATAAAGAATGTTATTTTATCCCAGGTGGAGATTTAAATAACACTAAAAAACTTATTATTAAAGATATTGGTATGCAAATGGAAGATTTTGGAGATTTAAGGGATATAGATGCAGTGGTATTATTTGGTGGTTTAGCAATGCCAAAATATGGCACAGATATATGTATGATTAAGGAGCTCATACAAAAACTTTCACCTAAAAAGATTGTTGGTATTTGTTTTATGGGCATCTTTAAAAATGCTGGATGGGATAAGGAAATCGATTTTGATTATTTGATTGACGGTTATATTAAATTGAATGTATATTGCAAGGAAATTAAAGATTAA
- a CDS encoding nitrogenase component 1, producing MDKYNHKIITEGNKKSLTINPPYMNQLIGAVFASIGIYKCVPLVHGSLGCANYVKHILVEHFKEPLDIATTGFYESNAIHGGISNLNTAIENIEISKNPELIVVLTTGLIETIGEDVKSEIRKNYPNKNIVAVNTPSYIGTHIDGYNNAVKSIIEGILEKNKDIIYKTSKTAKNEIINVIPGIVNPGDVHELEHIFKTLNIKYNLLTDIKALDRPLILPKEEYPKCNTTVDNIKNAINSKATISFGIEGVDGGKYLKKFGVASYNLKYPIGVKNTDDFIKILSEIFSTEIPDELWEDRGYALDAMVDTNHIIRNKKVAIYGDPDKVIGLVDFAHEMGMDVVAVLPNTKTKYFAKEIKRSNTANNKNTAIIDGDLYELQNFLKSHTVDLLIGDYRGKYVVDILDIPLLRVGFPVIDRYGHTKKPMIGYNGAMNIANDIANILS from the coding sequence ATGGATAAATATAACCATAAAATAATTACAGAGGGTAATAAAAAATCACTTACAATAAATCCCCCATACATGAATCAATTGATAGGAGCGGTATTTGCATCTATTGGGATATATAAATGTGTTCCACTTGTGCATGGTTCATTGGGATGTGCAAACTATGTAAAGCATATCCTTGTGGAACATTTTAAAGAACCTCTTGATATAGCCACTACGGGATTTTATGAGTCAAATGCCATACATGGTGGTATATCCAACTTAAATACTGCCATTGAAAATATTGAAATTAGTAAAAATCCTGAATTGATAGTGGTATTAACAACGGGACTCATAGAAACCATTGGAGAAGATGTTAAATCAGAAATCAGAAAGAATTATCCAAATAAAAACATTGTTGCAGTAAATACACCATCATATATTGGGACACATATTGATGGATACAACAATGCAGTAAAAAGTATTATTGAAGGTATTTTAGAAAAAAACAAAGATATAATATATAAAACTTCTAAAACTGCTAAAAATGAAATAATTAATGTAATTCCCGGTATTGTAAATCCGGGAGATGTGCATGAGCTCGAACATATATTCAAAACTTTAAATATTAAATACAATTTATTGACAGATATAAAGGCATTGGATAGGCCATTAATACTGCCAAAGGAAGAATATCCAAAGTGCAATACAACAGTAGATAATATTAAAAACGCTATAAATTCAAAAGCCACCATATCCTTTGGAATAGAAGGCGTAGATGGAGGAAAATATTTAAAAAAGTTTGGTGTAGCTTCATATAATCTAAAATATCCAATAGGCGTAAAAAATACAGATGATTTTATAAAAATTTTATCAGAAATATTTAGCACAGAAATACCTGATGAATTATGGGAAGATAGGGGATATGCATTGGATGCCATGGTAGATACAAATCATATCATTAGAAATAAAAAGGTTGCCATATATGGAGACCCTGATAAAGTTATAGGTCTTGTGGATTTTGCTCATGAAATGGGAATGGATGTTGTAGCTGTGCTTCCAAATACTAAAACTAAATATTTCGCAAAAGAGATAAAAAGAAGCAATACTGCAAATAATAAAAACACAGCAATAATTGATGGTGATTTATATGAGCTCCAAAATTTCTTAAAATCTCATACTGTTGATTTATTGATAGGGGATTATAGGGGAAAATATGTGGTTGATATCTTAGATATTCCATTATTAAGAGTAGGATTCCCTGTAATAGATAGATATGGCCATACTAAAAAGCCTATGATAGGATACAATGGTGCTATGAATATAGCAAATGATATTGCAAATATATTATCATAA
- a CDS encoding nitrogenase component 1, protein MDTKVLNQIGGRKDRINHCIVKCNDRTVIPACEEPTQPGDFSERSCTFHGSRIIINSHIKNVIHIIHSHVGCAYYSWDYRPSTYSYCFTTDMKEEDIIFGGEKKLYDAIIKTATEFKPDAIFVYETCLPALIGDNVDDAVKKANEELKKLKLNIPILAFECAGFKGKTQNRGHMIANKKLFELVATKELKNPSPYDVNIIGDFSVKSSNAIEDMLSKMGIRVLCSFTGNATIDKIRVMDNAKLNIVHCMKSSIQFAKMMENVYEVPYIVSNFFGVKNCCNELETIGKILGIDEEKINETKNYYLKKNEEKLKFYKKELRGKKVFLCHGAQRVLNYIGPIMDELGMEVVGVATYFANKTNYEEIIKKLPNGAIILDNPNTYELENALMECRPDVFISDSKTKELVHKMGIPYINGRAPSTVYVGFDGFVNFAEDVYGTINSKIWKLIR, encoded by the coding sequence ATGGATACAAAGGTATTGAATCAGATAGGTGGAAGAAAAGATAGAATAAACCATTGTATTGTTAAGTGCAATGACCGTACCGTCATACCAGCATGTGAAGAACCTACACAACCCGGGGATTTTTCAGAGAGGTCATGCACATTTCATGGTTCAAGGATTATCATAAACAGTCATATCAAAAATGTAATCCATATTATTCACTCTCATGTAGGTTGTGCATATTATTCGTGGGATTATAGGCCATCCACATATTCATATTGCTTTACAACAGATATGAAAGAAGAGGATATAATATTCGGTGGTGAAAAAAAATTATATGATGCAATAATAAAAACTGCCACTGAATTCAAACCTGATGCCATTTTTGTCTATGAAACCTGCCTTCCTGCATTAATTGGGGATAATGTAGATGATGCAGTAAAAAAGGCTAATGAAGAGCTGAAAAAATTGAAACTAAACATACCAATACTTGCCTTTGAATGTGCAGGATTTAAAGGAAAAACCCAAAATAGGGGACATATGATAGCAAATAAAAAACTCTTTGAATTGGTGGCTACAAAGGAATTAAAAAATCCTTCACCCTATGATGTAAATATTATAGGAGATTTCAGTGTAAAAAGCTCCAATGCAATAGAAGATATGCTAAGTAAAATGGGAATAAGAGTATTATGCTCATTTACTGGAAATGCCACAATTGATAAAATAAGAGTGATGGATAATGCGAAATTGAATATTGTTCATTGTATGAAGAGCTCTATACAATTTGCTAAAATGATGGAAAATGTATATGAAGTTCCGTATATTGTCTCCAATTTCTTTGGTGTGAAAAACTGCTGTAATGAGTTAGAAACCATTGGGAAAATACTTGGTATCGATGAAGAAAAAATAAATGAAACAAAAAATTACTATCTAAAAAAGAACGAGGAAAAATTGAAGTTCTATAAAAAGGAGTTAAGAGGTAAAAAGGTATTTTTATGCCACGGAGCTCAGAGAGTTCTTAACTATATAGGTCCAATAATGGATGAACTTGGTATGGAAGTTGTAGGCGTTGCCACATACTTTGCAAATAAAACCAACTATGAAGAAATTATAAAAAAACTTCCAAATGGTGCCATAATATTAGACAATCCAAATACCTATGAACTGGAAAATGCACTTATGGAATGCAGACCAGATGTGTTTATATCAGATAGTAAAACCAAGGAGTTGGTTCATAAAATGGGTATCCCCTACATAAATGGTAGAGCTCCGAGCACGGTTTATGTAGGATTTGACGGATTTGTAAATTTCGCAGAAGATGTATATGGGACTATAAATTCTAAAATATGGAAGTTAATAAGATAA
- a CDS encoding nitrogenase component 1 encodes MNDAADAGGNITYVKKKRKGTINPNKICQPIGAMWATVGVCGAIPFIQGGQGCTTYARYQFARHFREPVPIASASFHEHAAVYGGMKNLVDGVTNLVSRYNPDVISVITTCSSETIGDDIESFIRAAKKNIAKKLGEEKAKLPIIPIHCPSYVGSHATGYDNASKAFLMYFAKKNPEVEPKKINIIPGFGTNPGDILEIKRMLKIMGLKEGEDFSILFDISENLYKPLRYPLEEIPYKPTAGTKIEEFVDAGNAKATFAFCQSAGGAGALLLKRKFKIPDFYGVPIGIKNTDDFIINVAKITGKGIPDELLDERGKLLDAIADTIHYTMDKKVGIFGDPDQVIAITRFCCEIGMKPVVVNTQTPSKIYKKEMEKIAKEYGINIEVQFSDLWDFEKSVKEKDVDLLIGHPRGGALIARDMGIGLVRTGFPIYDRVGYARWPIMGYMGSLRFFDDIVNTILDTKIPWDEKQQ; translated from the coding sequence ATGAATGATGCTGCTGATGCTGGTGGTAATATAACATATGTTAAAAAGAAGAGAAAAGGAACCATAAACCCCAACAAGATATGCCAACCTATTGGAGCAATGTGGGCAACAGTTGGAGTTTGTGGAGCCATTCCATTTATTCAAGGTGGTCAAGGTTGCACGACTTATGCAAGATATCAGTTTGCAAGGCATTTTAGAGAACCTGTGCCTATTGCATCTGCATCATTCCACGAACATGCTGCTGTTTATGGAGGTATGAAAAACTTAGTTGATGGGGTAACAAATCTTGTATCAAGATATAACCCAGATGTAATATCTGTAATTACAACATGTTCATCAGAAACCATTGGAGATGACATAGAGTCATTTATCAGAGCAGCAAAGAAAAATATTGCAAAAAAACTTGGAGAAGAAAAGGCAAAATTGCCTATAATTCCTATCCATTGCCCATCGTATGTAGGAAGCCATGCCACTGGATATGATAATGCCTCAAAGGCATTTTTAATGTATTTTGCTAAAAAAAATCCAGAAGTAGAACCTAAAAAAATAAATATAATTCCAGGATTCGGAACAAATCCCGGGGATATACTGGAAATAAAAAGGATGCTTAAAATTATGGGTTTAAAAGAAGGGGAAGATTTCTCCATATTATTTGATATTAGTGAGAATCTATATAAGCCTTTAAGATACCCCCTTGAAGAAATACCTTATAAGCCTACTGCTGGAACCAAAATTGAAGAATTTGTAGATGCTGGAAATGCCAAGGCAACATTTGCATTCTGTCAGTCCGCAGGTGGAGCCGGAGCTCTACTATTAAAAAGGAAATTTAAAATACCTGACTTCTACGGTGTGCCCATTGGAATCAAAAATACCGACGATTTCATTATAAATGTTGCAAAAATTACGGGCAAGGGCATACCTGATGAACTATTAGATGAAAGAGGTAAATTATTGGATGCTATTGCCGATACTATTCATTATACAATGGATAAAAAGGTAGGTATATTTGGAGACCCTGACCAGGTAATTGCCATTACAAGATTCTGCTGTGAAATCGGCATGAAACCTGTTGTAGTTAATACCCAAACACCTTCAAAAATTTATAAAAAAGAAATGGAAAAAATTGCAAAAGAATATGGCATAAATATAGAAGTGCAGTTCTCAGACCTTTGGGACTTTGAAAAATCTGTAAAAGAAAAAGATGTAGATTTACTTATTGGACATCCAAGGGGTGGGGCTCTAATAGCAAGGGATATGGGAATTGGACTTGTTAGGACAGGTTTTCCAATTTATGACAGAGTAGGATATGCAAGATGGCCAATAATGGGATATATGGGAAGTTTGAGATTCTTTGACGATATAGTAAATACAATATTGGACACGAAAATCCCATGGGATGAAAAACAGCAATAA
- a CDS encoding nitrogenase component I subunit alpha — protein MPYILLDCDKPIPERMKHTYVYDPEEKIIPACNINTVPGDMTERGCAYAGARGVVGGPIKDVIHMIHGPVGCAFYAWGTRRNLSDNELHRRYCWTTDMQESDIVYGGEKTLEKTCIEAFDEFPQANGMIVYTNCPTALIGDNIDAVADKVEEYVKKPIFPMNCPGFAGVSQSKGHHVFNTMFYRWLKKKREEYPEKCLKEEEKTPYDVALIGDYNMDWDVAVINDLFKRIGVNNVVTFTGNASINDLFKLPDVKLNVVHCQRSAEYIAHMIKDGFEIPFVRVSFFGIKQTTEALYNIAEKLGIPKERVDKVIEKELSAIKEELDFYKSKLEGKKCMVYVGGPRTWHWVRAMKELGIDYVVGCCTFSHDDDYEKLNSNLKKAGIKDALIIDAPNEPELEEAAKMYKPDFMLVGLKERYLFRKFGIPTINSHSYEEGPYAGFRGFVNFARDIYKAVCHPVWNVIQEKEDKFEEYKVKQ, from the coding sequence ATGCCTTATATACTACTGGATTGTGATAAACCAATCCCTGAAAGAATGAAACATACCTATGTGTATGACCCAGAAGAAAAGATAATCCCAGCATGTAATATAAATACAGTTCCAGGAGATATGACGGAAAGAGGCTGTGCATATGCAGGAGCTCGTGGTGTGGTTGGGGGTCCTATTAAGGACGTAATCCATATGATACATGGGCCTGTTGGCTGTGCATTTTACGCATGGGGAACACGAAGAAATCTATCTGATAATGAATTACATAGAAGATATTGTTGGACTACGGATATGCAAGAATCAGATATTGTTTATGGTGGGGAAAAAACCCTTGAAAAAACATGTATTGAAGCCTTTGATGAATTTCCACAGGCAAATGGTATGATAGTATATACCAACTGTCCTACGGCACTTATTGGAGATAACATAGATGCAGTAGCCGATAAAGTTGAAGAATACGTAAAAAAGCCAATATTTCCAATGAACTGTCCTGGATTTGCTGGAGTATCTCAATCAAAAGGTCACCATGTATTCAATACCATGTTTTACAGATGGTTAAAAAAGAAGAGAGAAGAATATCCTGAAAAATGTTTAAAAGAAGAAGAAAAAACCCCTTATGATGTTGCATTAATTGGGGATTACAACATGGATTGGGATGTTGCAGTAATTAACGATTTATTCAAAAGAATTGGAGTAAATAATGTTGTTACATTTACAGGAAATGCCTCAATAAATGATTTATTTAAACTGCCAGATGTAAAATTAAATGTTGTTCATTGCCAGAGGTCTGCTGAATATATAGCGCACATGATTAAAGATGGATTTGAAATACCATTTGTAAGGGTTTCATTCTTTGGAATTAAACAAACCACCGAAGCTCTATACAATATAGCTGAAAAATTGGGAATACCTAAGGAAAGAGTAGATAAGGTAATAGAAAAAGAATTATCTGCAATAAAAGAAGAGTTGGATTTCTACAAGTCAAAACTTGAAGGTAAAAAATGTATGGTCTATGTAGGAGGTCCAAGAACTTGGCACTGGGTTAGAGCCATGAAAGAGCTCGGAATTGATTATGTGGTGGGATGTTGTACATTCTCACATGATGATGACTATGAAAAACTAAATTCAAACCTCAAAAAAGCTGGTATAAAAGATGCCCTCATAATAGATGCTCCAAATGAGCCAGAATTGGAAGAAGCGGCAAAAATGTATAAACCTGACTTTATGCTCGTAGGGTTAAAAGAAAGGTATCTATTCAGAAAATTCGGAATTCCAACAATAAATTCACACAGTTATGAAGAAGGACCTTATGCAGGATTTAGAGGATTTGTGAATTTTGCAAGAGATATTTACAAGGCTGTTTGTCATCCTGTTTGGAATGTAATTCAGGAAAAAGAGGATAAATTTGAAGAATACAAGGTGAAACAATGA
- a CDS encoding P-II family nitrogen regulator: MKEIMAIVRPNLVKKTTDALSSVGFPAMTMTECFGRGKQKGYFAANMPDVVDMEKVIKEGKEMGLYLKYIPKRLISIVVEDADVPLVVGVIMKINRTGKHGDGKIFVLPTEETIRIRTGETGDIAIGN; encoded by the coding sequence GTGAAAGAAATAATGGCAATAGTAAGACCAAATCTCGTGAAGAAAACCACCGATGCCCTTTCCAGTGTTGGATTTCCCGCCATGACTATGACAGAATGCTTTGGTAGGGGAAAACAGAAAGGATATTTTGCAGCTAATATGCCCGATGTTGTGGATATGGAGAAGGTAATAAAGGAAGGAAAGGAAATGGGATTGTATTTAAAATATATTCCTAAAAGGTTGATTTCCATAGTTGTTGAAGATGCCGATGTCCCCCTTGTTGTGGGAGTTATTATGAAAATAAACAGAACTGGAAAACATGGGGATGGAAAAATATTTGTTCTTCCAACAGAAGAAACTATAAGGATTAGAACAGGAGAAACCGGAGATATAGCAATAGGAAATTAA
- a CDS encoding P-II family nitrogen regulator yields MKLLKAIVRPEKVDDVVDALEEAGYPAFTKLNTVGRGKQGGLQVGEIYYDELPKTLLLLAIDDDEVDEVVGVIKASAFTGNFGDGKIFIQPLEEAYTIRTGEKGI; encoded by the coding sequence ATGAAGTTATTAAAGGCCATTGTTAGACCTGAAAAAGTAGATGATGTAGTAGATGCTCTTGAAGAAGCCGGATATCCTGCTTTCACAAAATTAAATACCGTAGGAAGAGGAAAACAGGGAGGATTACAGGTTGGAGAAATATACTATGATGAATTACCCAAAACTCTTCTATTACTTGCCATAGATGATGACGAGGTAGATGAAGTCGTAGGGGTTATTAAAGCCTCCGCATTTACAGGAAATTTTGGAGACGGAAAAATATTCATTCAGCCATTAGAAGAAGCCTATACCATTAGAACTGGGGAAAAAGGAATTTAA